From a single Sediminibacterium sp. KACHI17 genomic region:
- a CDS encoding two-component regulator propeller domain-containing protein has protein sequence MLFYKRILNLGSFIQVFILVAFLCMCGCNEPTQNTMNTEALNLTIKKSSSQNEVGYKAPQQYFLANLPTPKKTKITGVQTSIGNQESSANHFFIDKNTNLPIPEEAQGKALFTTYTSDDGLALDQVHSSYKDRNGHLWFGTNGGGVSRFDGKKFTNYTNLHGLASNIVWSILEDRNGNIWFGTDGNGVSKYDGKVFTNYSTKEGLSGDVVFSIKEDRKGMLWFGTSGGITKYDGKRFSKYTVTEGLYNNTIKDILEDRKGDLWFATLGGGVSRYNGSSFTTYRLGNGLTSDTIRSIYEDVKGNIWFGTNSAGLCKYDGVRFVSYTIKDGLAGNKIMTVRGDSKGNIWIGTNGGGVSKFDGKKFINYTSRNGLESSRVPCITEDDRGNLWFGTFGGGVSKFGGNGFSNYTVKQGLPNNIIYGITEDRSGNLWLGSFGGGICKYDLKSFTGYSLAQGLSNYNIYCAAKDSKGNLWFGTFEGGVIQFDGQYFTQYTTANGLAGDIVFCIKEDSKGNLWFGTSTGGVSKFDGKSFVNYTQEQGLPVNGVFCITEDSSGDLWFGTYGGGISKFDGKSFINFNTQQGLADNTVWTITEDNKKNLWFGTQQGLNMMTKEMVNTFHFLSSKDTVLTKPIFQTYTIRNGLPDNFVTQIVEGNDHILYVGTNLGMFELIADSSADQTQPSWHVGKVFNTITGYPIKDVNAGQGAMYLDSKGIIWIATGSEKTGLVRFDPTAIRNTSSKPPVLVIQKLKINNENPIWNDLDSLGVDHDKAVVIEEMNAFGRQLNDDERVQQKNKFKKIKFSGINSWYPIPQDLVLPYERNSIGFEFNAIETDKNYLVKYQYKLEGYDKDWSPWTNTTTASFGNIDEGSYTFMLKAQNDQGLVSEPLMYTFKVLPPWWRTWWMYVFYVVAVFAGITFVFRWNTRRILQQKKTLEQKVVLATQQIRQEKENVEIQKQIAEDTLKQLKDTQTQLIQSEKMASLGELTAGIAHEIQNPLNFVNNFSEVSAELLEEMKQEIDKGNLDDVKDIAGDIQQNLQKIHYHGKRAGDIVKGMLQHSRSSSGQKEPIAINNLCDEYCRLAYHGLKAKDKTFNAGFETKFDESIGVIQVMPQEIGRVILNLINNALYAVNERKRSGEKDYEPMVFIETKKHENEISITVADNGMGVPEHIKSKIFQPFFTTKPTGEGTGLGLSLSYDIITKGHGGRLTLESESGKGTKFIIHLPV, from the coding sequence ATGCTTTTTTATAAAAGAATATTGAATCTGGGTTCATTTATCCAGGTATTTATTTTGGTTGCTTTCTTATGCATGTGTGGATGTAATGAGCCCACACAGAACACAATGAATACCGAAGCATTAAACCTTACAATCAAGAAAAGCAGTTCGCAAAACGAAGTTGGATATAAAGCACCTCAACAATATTTCTTAGCGAATTTACCGACCCCTAAAAAAACAAAAATCACAGGTGTTCAAACATCTATTGGAAATCAAGAGAGTTCAGCGAATCATTTTTTTATCGATAAGAATACCAATCTCCCAATTCCTGAAGAAGCACAGGGTAAAGCCCTTTTCACAACATACACAAGCGATGATGGTCTTGCGTTGGATCAGGTGCATAGCAGTTATAAAGATCGAAACGGACATCTTTGGTTTGGTACCAATGGAGGTGGTGTAAGTAGGTTTGACGGAAAAAAATTTACCAACTATACGAATCTACATGGGCTGGCGAGTAATATTGTTTGGAGTATTCTGGAAGATCGGAATGGAAATATATGGTTTGGTACCGATGGTAATGGTGTGAGCAAATATGATGGTAAAGTCTTCACCAATTACTCTACCAAAGAAGGATTATCAGGCGATGTGGTTTTTAGTATCAAAGAAGATCGAAAAGGAATGTTATGGTTTGGTACTTCAGGAGGTATTACTAAATATGACGGGAAAAGATTTTCGAAGTACACTGTTACTGAAGGATTATATAACAATACCATTAAAGATATTCTCGAAGATCGAAAGGGAGATCTTTGGTTTGCTACATTAGGTGGCGGAGTGAGCAGGTACAATGGTAGTAGTTTTACAACGTATCGTTTAGGGAATGGATTAACCAGTGATACAATTAGAAGCATTTATGAAGATGTAAAAGGAAACATCTGGTTTGGTACCAATAGTGCAGGTTTATGTAAATATGACGGGGTTAGATTTGTGTCTTATACCATCAAAGATGGACTTGCAGGTAATAAGATCATGACGGTTAGGGGTGATTCGAAAGGAAATATTTGGATCGGAACCAATGGGGGAGGTGTTAGCAAATTCGATGGTAAAAAATTTATCAATTACACATCCCGAAACGGATTGGAGAGCAGTAGGGTTCCTTGTATCACAGAAGATGATAGAGGCAACTTATGGTTTGGAACATTTGGTGGCGGTGTCAGTAAGTTTGGTGGGAATGGGTTTAGTAATTATACGGTAAAGCAAGGTCTTCCTAATAATATCATTTATGGTATAACAGAAGACAGGTCCGGAAATCTTTGGCTGGGTAGTTTTGGAGGAGGTATTTGTAAATATGATCTTAAAAGCTTTACCGGATATAGTCTTGCGCAGGGACTTTCAAATTATAATATTTATTGTGCGGCTAAAGATTCAAAAGGGAATTTATGGTTTGGCACTTTTGAAGGTGGTGTGATACAATTTGATGGCCAATATTTCACTCAATATACTACTGCAAATGGGTTGGCAGGTGATATTGTTTTTTGTATCAAAGAAGATTCAAAAGGGAATCTGTGGTTTGGTACTTCTACAGGTGGTGTCAGTAAATTTGATGGAAAGAGTTTTGTGAATTATACCCAGGAGCAAGGGCTTCCTGTGAATGGAGTGTTTTGTATCACCGAAGATTCATCCGGTGATCTATGGTTCGGCACCTATGGTGGCGGCATCAGTAAGTTCGACGGAAAATCTTTCATCAACTTTAATACACAACAGGGTCTTGCAGATAACACTGTATGGACGATCACGGAGGATAACAAAAAGAATCTGTGGTTCGGTACACAACAAGGATTAAATATGATGACCAAAGAAATGGTCAATACGTTTCATTTTTTATCTTCAAAGGATACGGTACTGACAAAACCAATATTTCAAACCTATACGATCCGAAATGGGTTGCCGGATAATTTTGTTACTCAGATCGTAGAGGGCAATGATCATATACTGTATGTTGGAACCAATTTAGGGATGTTCGAACTGATCGCTGATTCGTCAGCCGATCAAACACAACCTTCATGGCATGTTGGAAAAGTTTTCAATACCATTACCGGCTATCCTATTAAAGATGTAAATGCAGGTCAGGGAGCTATGTACCTCGATAGCAAAGGAATCATTTGGATCGCAACAGGGTCAGAGAAAACAGGCCTGGTTAGGTTTGATCCTACTGCCATAAGAAATACATCTTCAAAACCACCTGTTCTCGTTATTCAAAAGTTGAAGATCAATAATGAAAATCCTATTTGGAATGATCTTGACTCCTTAGGTGTAGATCATGATAAGGCTGTTGTGATCGAAGAAATGAATGCCTTTGGTCGACAACTGAATGATGATGAAAGGGTGCAACAAAAAAATAAGTTTAAGAAGATCAAATTTTCAGGTATCAATAGTTGGTATCCGATTCCACAGGACCTGGTATTACCTTATGAAAGAAACAGCATTGGTTTCGAATTCAATGCAATTGAAACCGATAAAAATTATCTGGTCAAATATCAATATAAATTAGAAGGATACGATAAGGATTGGAGTCCTTGGACCAACACCACAACAGCCTCTTTCGGAAACATTGATGAGGGGTCTTACACATTCATGTTAAAGGCTCAAAATGATCAAGGATTGGTAAGTGAACCTTTGATGTATACATTCAAAGTATTGCCACCATGGTGGAGAACCTGGTGGATGTATGTATTCTATGTAGTGGCTGTTTTTGCCGGTATAACATTTGTTTTTCGTTGGAATACCAGAAGAATTTTACAACAGAAAAAAACATTGGAACAAAAAGTTGTTCTTGCTACACAACAAATAAGACAAGAAAAAGAAAACGTTGAAATACAAAAACAAATAGCAGAGGACACTTTGAAGCAATTGAAAGATACCCAAACTCAATTGATTCAGTCAGAAAAGATGGCTAGCTTGGGTGAATTGACTGCAGGTATCGCTCATGAAATTCAGAACCCGTTGAACTTTGTCAATAACTTCAGTGAAGTGAGTGCAGAATTGCTGGAAGAAATGAAACAGGAGATCGATAAAGGTAATTTGGATGATGTAAAAGATATTGCAGGAGACATACAACAGAATCTGCAAAAGATACATTATCATGGGAAGCGTGCAGGTGATATTGTCAAAGGAATGCTACAGCATAGCAGAAGTAGTTCAGGACAAAAGGAACCCATTGCAATCAATAACTTATGTGATGAGTATTGTAGATTGGCCTATCATGGATTAAAGGCCAAAGACAAAACATTCAATGCAGGTTTTGAAACGAAATTTGATGAAAGTATCGGGGTGATTCAAGTGATGCCACAGGAGATAGGTCGCGTTATATTGAATCTTATCAATAATGCACTTTATGCCGTCAATGAGCGAAAGAGATCGGGTGAAAAAGATTATGAACCAATGGTATTCATTGAAACCAAGAAGCATGAAAATGAGATCAGCATTACAGTTGCGGATAATGGTATGGGTGTTCCGGAACATATAAAAAGTAAGATCTTTCAACCCTTCTTTACAACAAAACCTACCGGAGAAGGAACAGGTCTGGGATTAAGTCTGAGTTATGATATCATTACCAAAGGACATGGAGGAAGGTTGACCTTGGAGTCGGAGAGTGGCAAGGGTACTAAATTTATCATCCACTTGCCCGTATGA
- a CDS encoding M20/M25/M40 family metallo-hydrolase produces MKTNTNFLRNSHIRYMASLFVMVAFCTTSLTYAQRPGFGPAQSIKDPIVDAIVKEATENSQLEKLAHELMDGIGPRLVGSPKMKQANDWAVSKYAGWGISARNEKWGEWRGWDRGITHVDMISPWVKSLEGMQLAWSPSTGGKTVTGETIVLADAADSIAFQQWLPSVKGKFVLVSMAQPTGRPDYNWDEFGTKESIEKMKKNRTELTQAWQRRITKSGYNARTLAIALEEAGALGVIQSNWSQGFGVNKIFSANTKKTPTIDLSLEDYSLLFRLTESGSKPQISVRADSKETGVQPTFNTIAEIKGSEKPDEYVILSAHFDSWDGGTGATDNGTGTLTMMEAMRILKKILPNPKRTILVGHWGSEEQGLNGSRAFVEDHPEIVQNMQALFNQDNGTGRVSNISGQGFLHSYEYISRWLTRVPSDIRQHITTNFPGSPGGGGSDFASFLAAGAPAFSLSSLGWSYGNYTWHTNRDTYDKIVFDDVRNNAILTAILAYMASEDNTKTSREKIVLPINPRTGQPGQWPTPTKATRKGGLN; encoded by the coding sequence ATGAAAACCAACACCAACTTTCTGCGAAACAGTCATATCAGGTATATGGCTTCGCTTTTTGTAATGGTTGCCTTTTGCACCACTAGTCTGACTTATGCTCAGCGTCCCGGATTCGGTCCTGCGCAATCCATCAAAGACCCAATTGTAGATGCGATCGTAAAAGAAGCAACAGAAAATTCCCAATTAGAAAAATTGGCGCATGAATTAATGGATGGTATCGGACCAAGATTGGTCGGAAGTCCGAAAATGAAGCAAGCCAATGATTGGGCTGTTTCAAAATATGCAGGATGGGGAATTTCTGCCCGCAATGAAAAATGGGGTGAATGGCGTGGATGGGATCGTGGTATCACACATGTGGATATGATCTCACCATGGGTAAAGTCATTAGAAGGTATGCAACTTGCATGGAGTCCTAGTACCGGCGGAAAAACCGTTACTGGCGAAACCATTGTCCTCGCTGATGCAGCTGATTCTATTGCTTTTCAGCAATGGCTTCCTTCAGTAAAAGGAAAATTCGTGTTGGTATCAATGGCACAGCCAACCGGTAGACCCGATTATAACTGGGATGAGTTTGGTACGAAAGAATCCATTGAGAAGATGAAGAAAAATCGTACTGAGTTAACGCAGGCATGGCAAAGAAGAATCACCAAATCAGGATACAATGCTCGTACACTGGCTATCGCATTAGAAGAAGCAGGTGCATTGGGTGTGATACAATCCAATTGGTCACAGGGTTTTGGTGTCAATAAAATCTTCAGTGCGAACACCAAAAAAACACCAACGATTGATCTTTCTCTGGAAGATTATAGTTTGTTGTTTCGTTTGACAGAATCAGGCAGTAAGCCACAAATCAGTGTTCGTGCCGATTCTAAAGAAACAGGTGTACAACCTACCTTCAATACGATTGCAGAGATCAAAGGTTCTGAAAAGCCTGATGAATATGTGATCCTTTCTGCGCACTTCGATTCATGGGATGGTGGTACAGGTGCAACAGACAATGGTACCGGTACTCTTACGATGATGGAAGCGATGCGTATTCTGAAAAAGATTTTACCTAATCCTAAAAGAACGATTCTTGTTGGACATTGGGGAAGCGAAGAGCAAGGATTGAATGGTTCACGTGCATTTGTGGAAGATCACCCTGAGATCGTTCAGAATATGCAGGCATTGTTCAATCAGGATAATGGGACGGGTCGTGTGAGCAATATTTCCGGACAAGGCTTTTTGCATTCTTATGAGTATATCAGTCGTTGGTTGACTCGTGTTCCTTCAGATATTCGTCAACACATCACTACTAACTTTCCCGGCTCTCCTGGTGGTGGCGGATCAGACTTTGCATCATTCCTGGCAGCAGGTGCACCCGCTTTCTCATTAAGTTCGCTGGGTTGGTCTTATGGAAACTATACATGGCATACCAACCGCGATACGTATGATAAAATTGTTTTTGATGATGTGAGGAACAATGCAATCCTAACTGCCATTTTAGCCTATATGGCTAGTGAAGACAATACCAAGACTTCACGCGAAAAAATTGTATTACCGATCAATCCAAGAACCGGTCAGCCCGGACAGTGGCCTACTCCTACAAAAGCCACACGTAAAGGCGGATTGAACTAA
- a CDS encoding response regulator, producing the protein MFRKVMVVNDDEISLFVSSKMISKTAFAADVITAGNGLKALQVFDQLLLNSRTPSDVPELVFLDLHMPVMDGWEFLELFSEKYAYIFPSVRFVILSSSIDPDDIVKLNRFSIVIDLIRHPISFEILNELKAKYGKMSFNFPPINHQQDVTKQMIA; encoded by the coding sequence ATGTTCAGGAAAGTAATGGTTGTGAATGATGATGAGATTTCTTTGTTTGTATCCAGTAAAATGATCAGCAAAACAGCTTTTGCAGCTGATGTGATCACCGCGGGAAATGGCCTCAAAGCTTTACAGGTATTTGATCAGTTATTACTCAATAGTAGAACGCCTTCAGATGTACCTGAATTAGTATTTCTAGATCTTCATATGCCGGTGATGGATGGATGGGAGTTTCTGGAATTATTCTCTGAAAAATATGCGTACATATTTCCTTCAGTTCGTTTTGTAATTCTTTCTTCTTCGATCGATCCTGATGACATTGTGAAGTTGAATCGTTTTTCAATCGTGATCGATCTCATTCGTCACCCGATCAGTTTTGAGATTTTGAATGAGTTGAAAGCGAAGTATGGAAAAATGAGTTTTAATTTCCCCCCGATAAATCATCAACAGGATGTAACAAAGCAAATGATTGCTTAA
- a CDS encoding pyridoxal phosphate-dependent aminotransferase: MLQISQRGQAMPASPIRKLVPYAEAAKKKGTKVYHLNIGQPDIETPKMVLDAVRHSDFKVLEYSHSAGNESYRKKLVGYYQSVGIDVTAQQIIVTTGGSEAILFGFMACLDAGDEVIIPEPFYANYNGFAVAAGVTVVPVTSHIENGFALPPIEEIEKKITSRTKAIVICNPNNPTGYLYSAAEMEQLKDIILRHNLYLFSDEAYREFCYEGHQVSALHLKGVDDHVIIMDTISKRYSACGGRIGAFITRNQQVLDAAMKFAQARLSPPSFAQIAGEAAIDLPADYFDTTKAEYKSRRDLIVKRLNAMEGVFCPNPGGAFYAMAQLPIDDADIFCQWLLESFEYEKQTVMLAPATGFYGTPGLGKKEVRLAYVLNLQDINAAMDCLERALKQYPGRQ, translated from the coding sequence ATGTTACAGATCAGTCAACGCGGACAGGCCATGCCTGCTTCCCCCATCAGAAAGCTGGTTCCCTATGCAGAAGCTGCCAAAAAGAAAGGAACCAAAGTATACCATCTCAATATTGGTCAACCGGATATTGAAACACCCAAAATGGTACTGGATGCAGTTCGCCATAGTGATTTCAAGGTATTGGAATACAGTCATAGTGCAGGTAACGAGAGTTACAGAAAGAAATTGGTCGGGTATTATCAATCTGTAGGTATTGATGTTACTGCCCAGCAGATCATTGTTACCACCGGTGGTAGTGAAGCCATTTTATTTGGTTTTATGGCTTGTCTGGATGCAGGTGATGAAGTGATCATTCCGGAACCTTTTTATGCCAATTATAATGGTTTTGCCGTGGCTGCAGGAGTTACTGTTGTACCCGTAACTTCTCACATTGAAAATGGATTTGCTTTACCTCCGATTGAAGAGATAGAGAAAAAGATCACATCGCGCACTAAAGCCATTGTGATCTGTAATCCCAATAATCCAACAGGATATTTGTACAGCGCTGCAGAAATGGAGCAACTGAAAGATATTATTCTGCGTCACAATCTTTACCTGTTCTCCGATGAAGCGTACCGTGAGTTTTGCTATGAAGGTCATCAGGTGAGCGCCTTACATTTGAAAGGCGTGGATGATCATGTGATCATCATGGATACCATCAGTAAAAGATACAGCGCATGCGGAGGAAGAATCGGCGCTTTTATTACCCGTAACCAACAAGTACTGGATGCCGCTATGAAGTTTGCGCAGGCAAGACTCAGTCCGCCAAGCTTTGCACAGATCGCGGGAGAAGCTGCTATTGACTTGCCGGCAGATTATTTTGATACTACAAAAGCGGAATATAAATCAAGACGAGACCTGATCGTTAAGCGACTCAATGCGATGGAAGGTGTCTTTTGTCCGAACCCAGGTGGTGCTTTTTATGCCATGGCACAGTTACCCATAGATGATGCGGATATTTTCTGTCAGTGGCTGCTTGAATCATTCGAATATGAAAAGCAAACAGTAATGCTGGCACCAGCTACCGGATTTTATGGTACACCGGGATTGGGGAAAAAGGAAGTAAGACTTGCTTATGTATTGAATCTTCAAGATATCAATGCTGCCATGGATTGTTTGGAAAGAGCGCTGAAACAATATCCCGGCAGACAATAG
- a CDS encoding DUF1573 domain-containing protein: protein MKKFLFLTVLGLIASVGVMAQDVKFSEGAFKFGKIEQNKPVTHVFTFTNNGSKPAVIEFATAECGCTTPEYSKEPVLKGKNSTIKVTYNAAALGTFSKRVTIKFAGINDPVILTIEGEVVAAKTSGKASK from the coding sequence ATGAAGAAGTTTTTGTTTTTAACCGTACTCGGTTTGATCGCTAGTGTTGGAGTCATGGCTCAGGATGTGAAATTTTCTGAAGGTGCTTTTAAGTTTGGAAAAATTGAGCAGAACAAGCCTGTAACTCATGTTTTCACTTTTACCAATAACGGTTCAAAACCGGCAGTGATTGAGTTTGCAACTGCAGAATGTGGCTGCACTACTCCAGAATACAGTAAAGAACCGGTTTTAAAAGGTAAGAACAGCACGATCAAAGTAACCTATAACGCAGCGGCATTGGGTACTTTTAGCAAACGTGTTACGATCAAGTTTGCAGGTATCAATGATCCGGTCATTCTTACAATCGAAGGAGAAGTAGTGGCTGCCAAAACATCCGGCAAAGCCAGCAAATAA
- a CDS encoding thiamine pyrophosphate-dependent enzyme — MESSSSLGYKNDMLSFDGFRNAVIEDYRIAMISREVSLLGRREVLTGKAKFGIFGDGKEVAQIAMAKFFQPGDFRSGYYRDQTFMFATGLASVEQYFAQLYADPDVKNEPFSGGRQMNAHFSTRFVDDNGNWLDLANRKNVSSDIAPTAGQMPRGLGLAFASRCFRSTRNPEAFEQLSHNGNEICFTTIGDASTSEGHFWETINAAGVLQVPLAVFVWDDGYGISVPKNFQTTKGSISSALKGFQKQADTNGIHIYKVKAWDYAGMCEVFEEALQKVRETHEPALFHVEEVTQPQGHSTSGSHERYKSAERLEWEKEWDCIKKMKEWMIENGLASVEELAEVEAAAKETVKEARNRAWEKYVAPIKQQAEKAATLIRQVMVNDIDKYNAIQQMANELAANKEPLRRDILRAIAIVTETAPFSPSAEELKSLRAELLEENTSLYNSHLYNEGTKSALNVPEVKPLIAFDAPTVNGYEVLNKYFDMLFASNPKVYAFGEDVGHIGDVNQGFAGLQDKHGKDRILDTGIRELTIVGQAIGMALRGLRPIAEIQYLDYLLYGLQPLSDDVSTTHFRTKGQQSCPVIIRTRGHRLEGIWHSGSPMGVVINALRGMYVCVPRNMVQAVGMYNTMLQSNDPAIIVECLNGYRLKEKLPDNLLEYTVPLGVPEIIREGADVTIVSYGSTLRIIQDAADRLAAEGIDCEIVDVQTLLPFDLNHVILQSLKKTSRIIFIDEDVPGGAAAYMFNKVMEEQGGYKWLDASPRTLTAKAHRPGYGSDGDYFAKPNAEDVIDAVRALMAE; from the coding sequence ATGGAATCAAGTTCATCTTTGGGATACAAAAACGATATGTTGTCTTTTGACGGTTTTCGCAATGCTGTGATCGAAGATTATCGTATTGCCATGATCAGTCGGGAAGTGAGTTTATTGGGTAGAAGAGAAGTGCTGACCGGGAAGGCCAAATTCGGAATTTTTGGTGATGGTAAAGAAGTAGCTCAGATCGCTATGGCGAAATTTTTTCAGCCGGGTGATTTTAGAAGTGGCTACTATCGTGATCAGACATTCATGTTCGCAACCGGCTTGGCAAGTGTAGAACAATATTTTGCCCAGTTGTATGCAGATCCGGATGTGAAGAATGAACCTTTCAGCGGCGGTCGTCAAATGAACGCGCATTTTTCAACTCGTTTTGTGGATGACAATGGTAACTGGCTTGATCTTGCCAACAGAAAAAATGTTTCCTCTGATATAGCACCTACTGCAGGACAAATGCCACGTGGATTAGGTCTTGCATTTGCTTCACGTTGTTTTCGTTCGACCAGAAATCCGGAAGCATTTGAGCAATTAAGTCATAACGGTAATGAGATTTGTTTTACCACCATCGGTGATGCAAGTACAAGTGAAGGACATTTCTGGGAAACCATTAATGCAGCCGGTGTTTTACAAGTGCCCCTTGCGGTATTTGTTTGGGATGATGGTTATGGTATTTCTGTTCCAAAAAATTTCCAGACTACAAAGGGATCTATCTCTTCTGCATTAAAAGGATTTCAGAAACAAGCAGATACCAACGGTATTCATATTTATAAAGTGAAAGCATGGGATTATGCAGGTATGTGTGAAGTGTTTGAAGAGGCCTTGCAAAAAGTGCGTGAAACACATGAGCCCGCTTTGTTCCATGTAGAAGAAGTAACACAGCCACAAGGTCATTCTACCAGTGGTAGTCATGAGCGTTATAAGAGCGCCGAAAGATTGGAGTGGGAGAAAGAATGGGACTGCATCAAAAAGATGAAAGAGTGGATGATAGAAAACGGACTGGCATCTGTTGAGGAGTTGGCAGAAGTTGAAGCTGCAGCAAAAGAAACCGTAAAAGAAGCCCGCAATCGTGCATGGGAAAAATATGTTGCACCAATCAAACAACAAGCAGAAAAAGCAGCAACACTGATTCGTCAGGTAATGGTGAATGATATTGATAAATACAATGCCATTCAACAAATGGCCAATGAACTGGCGGCCAACAAAGAACCTTTAAGAAGAGATATTCTAAGAGCAATTGCGATTGTTACTGAAACCGCTCCATTTTCACCTTCTGCAGAAGAACTGAAATCATTGAGAGCTGAGTTGCTGGAAGAAAACACTTCGCTGTACAACAGTCATCTCTACAATGAAGGAACAAAAAGTGCACTTAATGTACCGGAAGTAAAACCTTTGATCGCTTTTGATGCACCCACAGTAAATGGGTATGAAGTATTGAATAAATATTTCGATATGCTCTTTGCTTCCAATCCGAAAGTGTATGCTTTTGGAGAAGATGTTGGACATATCGGTGACGTGAATCAAGGTTTTGCAGGGTTACAGGATAAGCATGGAAAAGACAGAATATTAGATACCGGTATTCGTGAATTGACCATTGTTGGACAGGCCATCGGTATGGCGTTACGTGGGTTAAGACCGATCGCTGAAATTCAATACCTCGATTATCTGTTGTATGGCTTACAGCCTTTGAGTGATGATGTATCTACTACTCATTTCAGAACCAAAGGACAGCAAAGTTGCCCCGTGATCATTCGTACACGCGGACATCGACTTGAAGGTATCTGGCATAGCGGTTCTCCGATGGGTGTTGTGATCAACGCACTTCGTGGTATGTATGTCTGTGTGCCAAGAAATATGGTGCAGGCGGTAGGGATGTACAATACCATGTTGCAATCGAATGATCCGGCTATCATAGTAGAGTGTTTGAATGGCTACCGATTAAAAGAAAAATTACCGGATAACTTATTGGAGTATACGGTTCCATTAGGTGTACCGGAGATCATACGTGAAGGTGCTGATGTGACCATTGTTTCCTACGGCTCTACCTTACGTATCATTCAGGATGCAGCGGATAGACTTGCGGCAGAAGGAATTGATTGTGAGATCGTGGACGTACAAACTTTATTGCCATTTGATTTGAATCACGTGATATTGCAATCACTGAAAAAAACAAGCCGTATCATCTTCATTGATGAAGATGTTCCGGGAGGTGCAGCTGCTTATATGTTCAATAAAGTGATGGAAGAACAAGGCGGATACAAATGGCTGGATGCAAGTCCAAGAACATTAACTGCAAAAGCACATCGTCCGGGTTATGGAAGTGATGGTGATTATTTCGCTAAGCCAAATGCAGAAGATGTAATAGATGCGGTAAGAGCATTGATGGCGGAGTGA
- a CDS encoding thiol-disulfide oxidoreductase DCC family protein, which produces MNTITNTSHAVILFDGVCNLCNASVQKVIKYDPKRKFRFASLQGSFGQEVLKQFHLSGTDFNTFILLKDGQIYTKSTAALKVAKEMSGLWFLLYCFIIIPPFIRNFFYDLVARNRYKWFGKQDSCWLPTPDLKELFYE; this is translated from the coding sequence ATGAACACTATTACAAATACTTCCCACGCTGTTATTCTTTTCGATGGCGTGTGCAATTTGTGTAATGCAAGTGTTCAGAAAGTGATCAAATATGATCCGAAAAGAAAATTTCGTTTTGCTTCTTTACAAGGTTCATTCGGACAAGAAGTCTTAAAGCAGTTTCATTTATCAGGTACTGATTTCAATACTTTCATTTTATTAAAAGACGGCCAGATCTATACCAAATCTACTGCTGCATTGAAAGTGGCAAAAGAGATGAGTGGGTTATGGTTTTTGCTTTACTGCTTTATCATCATCCCTCCTTTCATCCGGAATTTCTTTTATGACTTGGTTGCCAGGAACAGATACAAATGGTTTGGCAAACAAGATTCCTGCTGGCTTCCAACTCCTGATCTGAAAGAATTGTTTTATGAATAA
- a CDS encoding YebC/PmpR family DNA-binding transcriptional regulator encodes MGRIFEVRKATMFARWDRMAKQFTRIGKEIVIAVKAGGPDPATNPALRRCFQNARSVGMPKDRVEAAIKRAQGKDTSNYEEILYEGYAPHGVALLVETATDNHVRTVANVKSHFNKGNGALGNSGSVSFQFKKMGVFKLKPEGLNIDDLELELIDFGLEELGESNDDNGNPIIVLRCAFVDFGSLQKALEDKGLNPISAELEWIPTTTVPVTDEQAEDVSKLIERLEQDEDVNKVFHNMG; translated from the coding sequence ATGGGAAGGATTTTTGAAGTACGTAAAGCAACCATGTTTGCCCGTTGGGACAGAATGGCCAAGCAGTTTACCCGTATCGGTAAAGAGATTGTGATAGCAGTAAAAGCCGGCGGACCAGATCCTGCCACCAATCCGGCACTACGTCGTTGTTTTCAGAATGCCAGAAGTGTGGGTATGCCAAAAGATCGTGTGGAAGCGGCGATCAAAAGAGCACAAGGGAAAGATACTTCAAACTATGAAGAGATCTTGTATGAAGGATATGCTCCACATGGAGTTGCACTGTTGGTAGAAACCGCCACAGATAACCATGTAAGAACCGTAGCCAATGTAAAAAGTCATTTCAATAAAGGAAATGGAGCACTGGGAAATAGTGGCAGCGTTAGTTTCCAATTCAAAAAAATGGGTGTATTCAAACTGAAGCCTGAAGGATTGAATATTGATGATCTTGAGTTGGAATTAATTGATTTCGGTTTGGAAGAATTAGGAGAAAGCAATGATGATAACGGAAATCCGATCATTGTTTTACGTTGTGCATTCGTAGATTTCGGAAGTCTGCAAAAAGCGTTGGAAGATAAAGGCCTCAATCCTATCAGTGCAGAACTTGAATGGATCCCAACGACTACCGTTCCTGTAACTGATGAACAAGCAGAAGATGTCAGCAAACTGATCGAAAGACTGGAACAGGATGAGGATGTGAATAAGGTGTTTCACAATATGGGTTAG